Proteins from a genomic interval of Deltaproteobacteria bacterium PRO3:
- a CDS encoding TIGR00725 family protein, with the protein MPGKPLVGVIGVAEANESERQMAFEVGKLIGAMGLGLVCGGLGGVMEEASRGCQMAGGTVIGILPGGDKGAANEYVTYAIPTNLGHSRNMLIAHAADLLIAIGTGYGTLSEVAIALKLGKKVLSYRSWDVQGVSPCQGLADIQTALAEFFGDLSTKSLLFQDK; encoded by the coding sequence ATGCCTGGAAAACCCCTAGTCGGCGTCATCGGCGTCGCCGAGGCCAACGAGAGCGAGCGGCAGATGGCCTTCGAGGTCGGGAAGCTCATCGGCGCGATGGGACTGGGCCTGGTCTGCGGCGGCCTCGGCGGGGTCATGGAGGAGGCCAGCCGCGGCTGTCAAATGGCGGGCGGTACGGTGATCGGCATCCTGCCCGGCGGCGACAAGGGGGCCGCCAACGAGTACGTCACCTACGCCATCCCCACCAATCTCGGACACTCCCGCAACATGCTGATCGCCCATGCCGCCGACCTGCTCATCGCCATCGGCACCGGTTACGGGACCTTGAGCGAGGTCGCCATCGCCCTGAAGCTGGGCAAGAAGGTCTTGAGCTACCGCTCCTGGGACGTCCAGGGGGTCAGCCCCTGCCAGGGGCTCGCCGACATCCAGACGGCGCTGGCGGAATTCTTTGGGGACCTGTCCACTAAGTCTTTGTTATTTCAAGATAAATAG